TTAAGCACAGCAGAAGGTAAAACTAGAAATTTCTTAAGCAATTGATTCCTTttgaaatgaataatatttgGGCACAAATTACTAAAAGTTCTGAGGGCTAGTGTCACTGATTTACCCTGGCATTAAAAATTGTTGAATGATGGTAAATAGTTTAATCTACTGTCGTTTATTTATATGTGACACTCTCTTTGCCTTTGGCGGTTTACAGCCatattcaaattttttgatCTCCGTTTGCATTTCAAAGAATGTATTACTATCTCTAATCAAGAAACCTTTTTCAAGGGATATACTGACAGTTTGATGTCTTCCCAAATTTAAGATAGTGCCAAATTGACCTTGAAGTTATGTTTGGTTAGATTGTACACTATTCCTGTGGTTATTTGACATCAAGCATTCCTTGACAACATGAATATTGGAGTAGGCTTCTGAAAACATGTATATGTAGAGAGAGCACATTTCAAGAATGTATTCTTTCCCGTGCAGTATTCATGGATAAGACTTTTGCATAATCGCACTATGCATTTCCTCAATGTTATTTGTGTTTCTATATTTATGAACTCATAAGTGGATGTTATTTGTGTTTCTACATTTATGAACTCATAAGTGGATGTCTGTTTCTCTTTAAGCTAACTGATGTAATTTTCCTACAGTGTGCAGTCACCGATTCTTGTCAATAGAGGATGGGTACCCCGTAGCTGGAAAGACAATTCTTTGGAAGTTTCACAAGATGATGAACAACCTTCAGATATAGCAATGGCATCTGCCCAAGGGAGTGAGAAAAGCTCTTGGTGGAGATTTTGgtccaaaaacccaaaaactatTGAGGTGTCTCCTGTACTTCTGTTTGTCTTTGGGTATTGAGACCCACCAAAGATACAGTCTTAACTTATTGCATATACAGGAAAAAATCCCTTCCATCACTCCTGTAGAAGTTGTTGGAGTCATTCGTGGTAGTGAAAAACCCAGCATTTTTGTTCCTGCAAATGATCCAAGCTCCTTCCAGTGGTTCTATGTTGATGTTCCTGCTATTGCCCGTGCTTGTGGGCTTCCTGAGAATACCATATATGTGGAAGACATAAATGAAAACTTTAATTCAGGCTGTCCTTACCCTGTACCCAAGGATGTTAATGCCTTGATTCGAAGTTCAGTCATGCCACAGGACCATCTCAATTATACACTGACCTGGTATGCTCTCTGAAGCTATTTCTGTGTACTTGAAGCCTGTCTGCCAGCATGTGCTttgatattttatgttattatcgGGAATAAATTTGTTCCCTTATATGAAGTTTTCATTCTGCTCAGAAGGCCCCAAGAATTAGATGGGGCAGCCGATGAGGCATGGCAGTGCTAGGTCCTGATCCTCCACCTCCCAGCATcttaaatagagaaaaaagttGGATTAAAACACAGAAATTTCCTAATATTTCCCTAATTAGATTCTTTCAAAAAAAGTTGATGTTGTTCTGTGACAGTGTATTGTGCTTTAAAAATTTTTGAAGTCTAATATATGCACTTAAGTTGCTTCATAGGAAACATGCTAAAACGATGACATGCTATTGTCATAAAAGAAATTTAGCTTGTCAGAGTATCTAGGTGAGCATACCAAATAATGgtattaaacctaattttctttAAGGTGGAAGAGACTGCGGGAGGGGAGATTATAAGTGACCATGCCTATTAGTGTAGCATGAACTTTTTAGTCTCTCATGGAGCAATTTTCAGTGCATCAACAGATTTTGGAAGtaactcactctctctctctctctccttttttcctccttttttgtGTGTGCAGGTATTCTCTATCTGCTGCTGTAACATTCATGGCCTTTAAGAGACTAAGGCCAAAAAAGAGCCGAAGATAGCTAGTCTTTACTGCGAGAGATTTTACTTGGATTAATCATATTTTCTCATTGCTTCTTTACAAGAATACAATCAAGGGATTGTGGATTTTGGAACTGCTGATCGGAGAAGAAAATGTCTGAAAATTTTGGTGCAAACTGCATTCTGATTGTTTTTCCCTTTTACTTTAACTAAATGTGCATGAATATCCATTCTGGTGTAACGGCTGATATGGTGCAACATTGAGTGGTGAAGGAATCCCAGCTATTGGCATAAGAAATCTTATTAGATCAGTCATTTCCTGTATCTTATTTCTATATTGGAAAACTTTGGTGATTCCATCTCAAAAGTGATTTGAATACATAATAAAGGGAAAGCAGAAATTGCATGGTTAGTATTGGATAGCCTTTGCAAATGAAGATTCCTTGAATGTTATTGATTATGCATGCaatttgaagttaatgattCATCAGAAAAATTGAGTTGATGTCCATGGCATTCTATTGaaggatttttaaaattgatcctCCTTGTGGGCTCCACCTGAACCTGAGCCCATTTCCACGTAGGCTTTTCCcacattttctttcattaaaataaaagccACATCCTTTTCTCCAGCTTTGTCTTTATTTGAACGCATTAAATTCTATAGGTAAAAAATTCATCACCCTCAATTTTTCACTAGCACAGTAATCAAAATCTGGAGAGAAGCAAGCAATATAtcatctatttatttaaaaaaataaataaattaaaagcatatAATAAATCATCtgtcatttaaaaaactaaaaaaaatttaagtaaatCTAGACACATGGACCTAGACATTTTAAGCCCATACATACTTATCTAGGCCTAGCCTAcatgtttagaatttttttttgtgtgcatCGGTTTATTTTgtcccttttttttcccctctagtttcttatatatatatatatatatatatattttttttttttgcctttttgcCCTTCAATTTTAAcacatttttatgtttaatgtaATACAGTTTAATTTTCGCTTAGTTCACTAATAATAAGATTTCGATATTTTGTCATTCTTTCTTTATAGTTctacttatattttttcttttcaattttattcaatcactttcttaaatggtttttttatatattattatcatttattcaataaaacattaattcttaaaataaaattattaaacataactAGATACATTGCAagtgttataaaattaaaattcttgatCTATATCTATCTCTTAATTCTtccattttaatctttatttatagTAGACATGCACTCTCATAAATGAAAAATCGAAGGGCATCCCGTATTTATCTATCtattcagagagagagagagagagtggtgTTTGCATTTTGAGTAGAATCTCTGTTATTTCAGGAAAAGAATCGATCTTCAAAAGAACCCCAGGCTTTTTGTTCACGATTACCTTCAATCATACAAGAGTACAATGTCTAATGCATCGATCTAACAGCTGCACATTCTTGAATGGTGGCACAATAGACACCTACAGgatgatatgaaaacaaaaatacaagaaaGGCAATCCATGGACAATCAAAACTGAACTAATGACAATTTACCTCGATGTTCTATGCTGTACACTCTGTACAGGAGAAAAAGGATCAACCATAAAGAATACAAATGAAAGAATAAGAACGATATCGACTCGCCACGTCCAGGATACAACCAAACTAAATGCATATACCAGACAAGGAGAATGAAAACCCTAAATCAAAAAGAATGAAATGAATATgacaaacaaaaacatgaatatgTGGGCGGGGCTCATGAAGTATGCGTCACCAGCAAAGGTGCTGTGGCTGCCCCTGCTGCATGAATTGCCTTTAACAGAGCCACAAAATTTAATAGGCTCTCTTTTGAGAACCACTTAAGCTTCCATGTCAAAGAAACTGAAGCTGCGTTATCATTGCTAGTTGTTTTGACATCCTTTTGAGATATGGATGAGAGGCGGAAACTTTTTGTGGCATTTTGAAGGGCTACGGTCACAAACCAACTCTCCTTGGCTTCGATGACCTGAAAATGGAATTATGATCTTAACAGATATACCCTTTCGCACATTCAATAGAACCGGTCTAGCACAAAACAATGGAGGCAGATATAGTGCCCAAAAGACCTTTAGTTTTGAGGAAAGCAGTTTTTTAGACGCGCtacaagaagagaaaaggaagaggGAAAAGAAAACCAGACTGTGTGACTAATTTAGCTAGTCATAAATATCTCATCAACACAGTAAAGGGTGGATGCAAGCAAATTATCAAGCAAAAAATGACTATTGAATGTTTTGGATGAATAATCAATAGGCCGCCCTTACAAGCAAGCAATTTTATGAACTAAAGAGCTAATAAAAGCTTAAGCAAACAGAAACATACCAGCTCCGACACATCACTGATGGAGCAACATGAATCAAGCAAGAAATATGGAGGTGAAGATGCATCCATGGAAGGACTGTTGAACTGCTTAAAATCTTCAACACACAAAAGCACATGCCCACCACTTACAAAAAGTGATCTGGGAAGCCATGAATCCTCTGTCCATAAATCATCATGTATAAATAGCCAATGGTTGGGTTAAGTAAGAAGGAAAATgagaatttcaaaaataaaggcACATATAAATCCACACGTTATTTTCACATCATAGAGTATCTGCTTGAACGCATGCCACAACAATTAAGAATAGTTTGATCCACTGTTTGAAAAGTATAAcattattcaatcaaattaGGAAAGCTTTATGATATGAATTTGTATTTCAATCAAGAGAGATTCCAAGCATTTTGATTACAGTGTTAATCACAAAGCTACATttgcaattaaattttatcatgcaTGGGATCAACTATGTGTCTAAGAACATAGCTATGTACACCTCATAACAACATTTTGGCTTCTCAGTGGTCATAACAAATCTGATCATCCTACAGATTCACATTTAATTGTTCAGATAAAACCAATACTAATAATACCTAAATCAACAAACTAAACAAGAAGCCCTCAGGAATATTTTGTATGAAACAAGCATAGCTGAGGTCTTTGTGCCAGAAAAACCAGAATAAAAGCAGTGGGCTTGATAAATCATGCTTTTGATGAAGTGGCATGCTATAAGAATAAACTTCCAAAGCCAGTTACCTATTATGCCTCATTTTATCCAACTGTACATCACAACAATCTGAGGGACCATTTACCCGTTTTATGCAATAAGACTTCATCAACTTAAGACAATGAGATGCATACCTTCATCCTGCCTGTGCCAAACATGCACCATA
The genomic region above belongs to Populus alba chromosome 12, ASM523922v2, whole genome shotgun sequence and contains:
- the LOC118044288 gene encoding surfeit locus protein 1; the protein is MASMSRALTRNFRNSHQLRSGGPLDSLPKYWIPSSSLSSPFCSSAAAATISEQPPEKESGSRLSKWLLFLPGAITFGLGTWQVLRRQDKIKMLEYRQGRLAMEPMKFNDISPSSEQLDDLEFRRVACKGIFNDKMSIYVGPRSRNISGITENGYFIITPLMPVSKNPECVQSPILVNRGWVPRSWKDNSLEVSQDDEQPSDIAMASAQGSEKSSWWRFWSKNPKTIEEKIPSITPVEVVGVIRGSEKPSIFVPANDPSSFQWFYVDVPAIARACGLPENTIYVEDINENFNSGCPYPVPKDVNALIRSSVMPQDHLNYTLTWYSLSAAVTFMAFKRLRPKKSRR